CGACATCGCCAAGGAATTCTACCTTGGAATGGTTGTAGACCGTGCCACTGGTGGGATCGTCGTCATGGCGTCGACCGAAGGCGGAGTGGAGATCGAGCGAGTCGCCGAGGAAACTCCAGAGAAGATTCATTACGAGTCGGTCAATCCGCTCACTGGCTTCAGCGATTTCCAGGGACGAAAGCTTGCGTTCAAGCTCGGACTAGAAGGCAAGTCCGTTCATCATGCTGTGAAGTTAATGAAAGATCTCTATAAGGTCTTCGTAGAGAAAGACTGCTCACTCGTTGAGATCAACCCTCTTGTCCTTACAAAGGGCGGCGAGGTCATCGCGCTCGATGCAAAGTTGAACTTCGACGACAACGCGCTCTTCCGCCATCCTGATATTGAGGAATTGCGCGACGAGCAGGAAGAAGACGCGTCCGAGAACGAGGCCAAGAACCACCAGCTTAGCTACGTCAAACTCGACGGAAATATTGGATGTATGGTCAACGGCGCTGGCCTTGCGATGGGCACGATGGACATCATCAAGCACTACGGCGGAGAGCCTGCCAACTTCCTCGATGTGGGCGGTTCAGCAGACGCAGCACGCGTGGCTGCAGCCTTCAAAATCATTACGTCTGATCCCAATGTTAAGGGCATCTTCATCAATATTTTCGGCGGTATCATGAAGTGTGATGTCTTGGCTGATGGTGTTGTACAAGCCGCGAAAGAGGTTGGCTTGAGTGTCCCACTCGTCGTCAGACTTGAAGGCACGAACGTAGAAAAAGGTCGGCAGATTTTGGCCGAAAGTGGGCTCACTATTCTCAACGCAGAGTCGATGGGAGATGGAGCTAAGAAGATCATCGAGGCAGTGAACTAAGTTCAGCAGAAGGAAAAGTAACATGAGTATTCTTGTTGATAAAAATACGCGCCTGATCTGTCAGGGCATCACCGGTTCGGCCGGAAAATTTCACAGCCAGCAGATGATCGAATACGGGACAAACCTCGTAGCGGGCGTGACACCGGGCAAAGGTGGCACATCGGTTTTGGATCGTCCGGTTTTCAACACCGTCTCAGACGCAGTGAACGAAACAGGCGCTAATGCTTCAGTAATCTACGTTCCACCTCCGTTTGCCGCGGATGCCATTCTTGAAGCGATCGACGCGGGTATCGAACTGATCGTGGCGATTACGGAGGGCATCCCTGTCATCGATATGATTCCGGTCAAGAAGGCCCTTCAAGGCTCTAAGTCTCGACTGATCGGTCCAAACTGCCCGGGCGTGATTAGCCCTGGAAAGTGCAAGATTGGAATCATGCCTGGCCATATCCACCGCGAAGGTAATATCGGGGTGGTCAGCCGTTCCGGTACATTGACTTATGAGGCAGTGGGCCAGCTTTCGGCTATCGGCCTTGGCCAATCCTCATGCGTGGGTATTGGTGGTGACCCAATCAACGGAACCAACTTCATCGACGTTCTCGCGCTCTTCAACGACGACGATCAGACGGATGCTGTCATCATGATTGGCGAGATCGGCGGTTCCGCTGAAGAAGAAGCAGCAGCTTGGATCAAAGAGAACTTTAAGAAGCCAGTAGTCGGGTTCATTGCAGGACGCACAGCACCTCCGGGCAAGCGAATGGGCCATGCTGGCGCCATCATCGCAGGCGGAAAGGGCGGAGCCGAAGATAAGATCGCGGCGATGCAGGCTGCAGGAATTCACGTGGCACCTTCGCCCGCGGAAATGGCGTCCACGCTTCAAAAGATCCTCTAATTCTTGTGTTTTAAAACGGGGCCGTTTGCGCAGATTGATTTGCGTTTACGGCCTTGGTTTTCGTGAGACCATAAAATTAACGTTTGTTCAGGAGTACCAAAATGGAAAGAACACTTAGCATTATCAAGCCAGACGCCGTTGAGCGTAACTTTGTAGGTCAAATCATCAGCCGCTTTGAAGCCCAGGGCCTTCGTCCAGTGGCCATGCGCATGATGCACTTGAGCCAAAAAGAAGCCGAAGGTTTTTACGCCGTACACAGCGAGCGACCTTTCTTCAAGGACCTTGTCTCTTTCATGACTCGTAGCCCTGTTGTGGTTATGGTTCTTGAAGGCGAAGGCGCAGTAGCTCGCAATCGTGAGATCATGGGCGCTACCAACCCAGAGAACGCTGCAGAAGGCACAATCCGCAAAGATTTCGCCAAGAATATCGAGGAGAACTCGGTTCACGGCTCCGATTCACCTGAGAATGCGGCAATCGAAATCGCCTATTTCTTCCGAAGCACGGAGATCTGCTAGTCTCAAGAGCGAGATTAGCCGAGGTATGTGATGGCACGAAAAGACCCCCCATTTGAACTGGCGATGAAGGCTTTCACCGAAGATGGTGAAGTTGAGGCGCCGGTCGACCTAAAGAATTTCACAAAGGGGGAGCTGCAAGCCCTGGTTCAAGACGGACTTGGAGAGAAGGCTTTTCGTGCGTCACAGCTCTATGAGTGGCTCTATAAGCATCGTGCTGTTGAACTCTCCGAGATGACAAACCTTTCTAAACACCTTCGTGCGAAGCTCGAAGGTGTGGCTAGAGTGTGCGCACTCAAGCAGGAAGGTGCTTATGAAGCCGCTGATGGGACGACCAAGCTGACATTTCGATGTGACGACGGTGCGGTCATCGAATCGGTCTTCATTCCCTTTGAGTCCCATAACTCACTTTGCATTTCGAGCCAGGTGGGATGCGCCATGGGTTGTACGTTTTGCTTCACAGCAAAAATGGGACTATCCCGACATCTGAGTACTGCTGAAATCGTAGACCAGGTGGTTCAAGCTCGAAATTGGGCTGAAACGAAAGGCGAGACGATTTCGAATATCGTCTTCATGGGCATGGGTGAGCCGTTGCATAACCTAGAGAACGTTCTCAAGGCATGTGATATTTTGATTGAAGAATCGGGGCTTAACTTTTCTCGCCGCAAAGTAACGGTTTCAACATCCGGTTTGGTGCCAGCGATTGAACGATTGATGGACGAGTCGAAGGTACAGCTGGCAGTGAGCCTCAACGCCACCACGGATGTGCAGCGGAGCAAGATCATGCCGGTTAATGACCGCTACGACCTTGAGACCCTGATGGGATCGCTCCGCGGCCTTGACCTCGAAAAGAGGCAGCGAATCACGTTCGAATACGTGTTGCTAAAAGACTTCAATGATTCGTTGGAAGATGCAGCGCGTATCGTGGAGTTGGTGAAGGGAATTCCTAGCAAGATCAATATCATTCCATTCAATCCTCATCCGGAAACACCATTTGATATTCCGGCGGAGAAGACGATCTCTCGCTTCCAGGAGTATCTGGTGGCTCATAACGTGAGTTGTTTTCGCCGCAAGACTAGAGGCCGTGATTCCATGGCAGCCTGTGGACAGTTGGGCGAGCCAGTCCCGGGCAAAGAGCCGCGTCATCTTCGGCGGCGGCTAGAAAGTTTGCACAAAGAACTTGGTTAGAATCTGAATACGGAAGGCACATGAGTTTATTAGTGGTTGGTTCCGTGGCGTTTGACTCTGTAAAAACGCCGTTCGGGGATGTCGAAGATGTGTTGGGCGGCTCAGCCTTATATTTTTCGACCTCAGCAAGCTATTTTACCGATGTAAGTCTAGTGGCCGTTGTCGGCGATGACTTTCCAGAGGAACCGGTAGAGTTTCTGAAGTCTCGCAAGGTTGACGTCAAGGGCCTTCACCGGGCCGAGGGGAAGACCTTTAGGTGGAAGGGTGAATACGGCTTCGATCTCAATGAGGCTCATACGTTGGACACACAGCTCAATGTATTCAGCGACTTTAAACCAGAGCTTTCCGATGCTCAGAAGGATGCGAAGTTCATCTTCTTGGCGAATATCGACCCTGAACTGCAACTCGAAGTCTTGAATCAGGTACGAAACCCTGAGTTCGTCGCATGCGATACGATGAATTTCTGGATCAATGGCAAGCCCGCCGAGCTTCGGCGTACCCTTGAGCGTGTCAATATGCTCGTTATCAACGAGTCTGAGGCGCGAGCGTTGGCCGGCGAATCCAATATCGTGAAGGCAGCACAGGCGATTCGAGCTATGGGCCCCCAATACCTCGTGGTTAAACGAGGTGAGTATGGTGCGCTCGTGTTCTCGGACAAGGAGACATTCTTCGCCCCCGCTTATCCGTTGGAATCTGTCTACGACCCAACTGGCGCTGGAGACACCTTTGCGGGCGGGTTGATGGGTTATATTGCCAGCCGTGGCCGTGTGGATGACGAGACACTTCGCTTAGGAACCGTGATCGGTTGCGTGATGGCGAGTTTTGACGTGGAGCAGTTCAGTTTTGATGCGCTTCGCGACCTGAAAGCGGCTCAGATTTTGGAACGATTTAAACGTTTCCATTCTCTTGTGAATTTTGAGACCCTGACGGAGCTACCGGCGCGTTGACGTCCGGTCCTAACCTGCAATTTGTTTGGAGACGAAAATGAAGAAGCTTTGTTTGGTTGCTGCCCTGGCGCTGATGATTGGGTGTGGAGAGGATGAGAGCCCTTCGAATAACGCCAACAACACGTCATCGAACAACGGTCAGACCACTGAAACCAACAACTCGACTACCAATAACGGCGACTCAGGGGTTGATAACAGCGGCATTACCTATCAAGACTCTTATCAACTCATCTTCGACACGATGGCCTTCGACGAAGATTCGCTCGCCAAGAGTCTGAATGGGCTTCTTGCGCAAAACTTCGACCAAAGCCTTGAGTTTCCGATCATCGTATTGGTGGACCTGAAGTCCATCGACCCAGACGGTGGGACTCTAGAAATCCGAGGTGGTTCTGGCCTAAAGACAGAGACCGACGGCGAGTATATCTGGGATCCGGAAGGCGACGATTCCTATGACGCTGGGACCCTAGGCTCAGCAAATGGCCGCGTGGAAGGCGTGCTTCAGACGCTCAACTTTGTGGCAACTTTAGTCACAGAAACGGGAACCACAAAAATGCCAATTCCGATTCGTCAGCTGGAGTTCTCTGGCAACATGCAACTCAGCGAAGACGGAAGTACCGGAAGCATTGCCAATGGGCGTATGTCTGGCTATCTGACCAAGGAGGATGGCGACGCAGCACAAGTTGTTATTGTCCCTGGGGGGACGCCGATTTCGATTACGGACCTGTTCAAAGAGGATAAGCTCAACTACGATTCCGCTTCAGGTGAGTTAGTGGCGGCAGGTGAGGGCGATTCGTGGTTGCTCAATGCCAGCTTTACAGCCAAACCAGTGGTGATTGTGGAGTAAACATGAAGTTGGGCCGAGTGATCGGGACAGTAGTCTCGTCTACAATTTATGCCGGTTTGGATGGGATTAGGTTTCTGGTCGTCCAGCCTTTGAACTCCAAGTTGGAAAATGACGGCCCCGACATGGTCATGGCTGATACGGTTCAATCGGGACCTGGCGATATCATCTTTTGGGTTGGAAGTCGGGAAGCAGCTTTGGGCATGCCCGAAACGTTCGTCCCGGTTGATGCCGCGATCGTTGGTCATGTGGACCGAGTCGGGCCCGTGGATGCCACGCCCGCCTATGAGGAGCGCTAAGTATGAAACTCGCCCGAGTCTTGGAACCCGTAGTTTCAACTGTGAAGCATCCAGCCTACGAAGGCCTGACGCTTTATTGTGTGGCGGAGCTCGATGATAAGCTCGAAGAAACAGGCAAGGAACTCGTGGTAGTCGACCGCGTGCAGGCGGGGCCGGGTGATGTTGTTTTGGTGATGCAAGAGGGCAATGGTGTGCGGCAACTCTTCAAGCAAGAGCGCTTTCCTATTCGCTCCATCATCGTTGGAATTGTGGATACGGTGGACAAATAGATGCCAGGTGTAAGGGATTCTAGAGAGTCGATTCTCCATTATTCGCAACTGATTTATCAGAAGGGGTGGGTGGCCAATCACGAAGGCAACCTGACGTGCAGGCTTGGAACCGAGCGGTTTCTCAGCACGCCCACTGCCTTTTCAAAGGCGGATATCGCCGAGCGCGACCTGATTGAGATCGACCGCGACCGTACCGTTCTACGCGGATTTCGAAGACCTTTCTCTGAGTTCCAGCTCCATCGAGCCATTTACGATACGCGTCCCGACGTCAACGCGGTCATCCACGCACATCCACTCAATGCGACCGCGTTCTCGGTTCTTGGCCGCGGTTTAGACCGAGCGATCATTGCGGAGTCGGTGGTCAGCATTGGCCCAGGTATTCCGTGTGTACCGTTCGCGATGCCCGGTAGCGCAGAAGAGCGAGACATCGTCTCTCGTTTTGCCACGCGTTACGATGTCCTGATCTTGGGGAACCACGGGGTAATTGCGTTTGGAGACGACCTTGAACAGGCCTTTTTGAGGCTCGAATATTGCGAGCACCTAGCTCAGATCGAACGGATGGCCATGAGTATGGGCAGCGTTCGCTATCTTGGCTGGCGCGATGTG
This Microvenator marinus DNA region includes the following protein-coding sequences:
- the sucC gene encoding ADP-forming succinate--CoA ligase subunit beta, translated to MNIHEYQGKALFRSYGLNVPEGIPAFSVDEAVEAAKKLGGPLWVVKAQIHAGGRGKAGGVKLAKSLDEVREHANAILGATLVTHQTGPEGQLVRRLYIESGCDIAKEFYLGMVVDRATGGIVVMASTEGGVEIERVAEETPEKIHYESVNPLTGFSDFQGRKLAFKLGLEGKSVHHAVKLMKDLYKVFVEKDCSLVEINPLVLTKGGEVIALDAKLNFDDNALFRHPDIEELRDEQEEDASENEAKNHQLSYVKLDGNIGCMVNGAGLAMGTMDIIKHYGGEPANFLDVGGSADAARVAAAFKIITSDPNVKGIFINIFGGIMKCDVLADGVVQAAKEVGLSVPLVVRLEGTNVEKGRQILAESGLTILNAESMGDGAKKIIEAVN
- the sucD gene encoding succinate--CoA ligase subunit alpha — its product is MSILVDKNTRLICQGITGSAGKFHSQQMIEYGTNLVAGVTPGKGGTSVLDRPVFNTVSDAVNETGANASVIYVPPPFAADAILEAIDAGIELIVAITEGIPVIDMIPVKKALQGSKSRLIGPNCPGVISPGKCKIGIMPGHIHREGNIGVVSRSGTLTYEAVGQLSAIGLGQSSCVGIGGDPINGTNFIDVLALFNDDDQTDAVIMIGEIGGSAEEEAAAWIKENFKKPVVGFIAGRTAPPGKRMGHAGAIIAGGKGGAEDKIAAMQAAGIHVAPSPAEMASTLQKIL
- the ndk gene encoding nucleoside-diphosphate kinase, which gives rise to MERTLSIIKPDAVERNFVGQIISRFEAQGLRPVAMRMMHLSQKEAEGFYAVHSERPFFKDLVSFMTRSPVVVMVLEGEGAVARNREIMGATNPENAAEGTIRKDFAKNIEENSVHGSDSPENAAIEIAYFFRSTEIC
- the rlmN gene encoding 23S rRNA (adenine(2503)-C(2))-methyltransferase RlmN; its protein translation is MARKDPPFELAMKAFTEDGEVEAPVDLKNFTKGELQALVQDGLGEKAFRASQLYEWLYKHRAVELSEMTNLSKHLRAKLEGVARVCALKQEGAYEAADGTTKLTFRCDDGAVIESVFIPFESHNSLCISSQVGCAMGCTFCFTAKMGLSRHLSTAEIVDQVVQARNWAETKGETISNIVFMGMGEPLHNLENVLKACDILIEESGLNFSRRKVTVSTSGLVPAIERLMDESKVQLAVSLNATTDVQRSKIMPVNDRYDLETLMGSLRGLDLEKRQRITFEYVLLKDFNDSLEDAARIVELVKGIPSKINIIPFNPHPETPFDIPAEKTISRFQEYLVAHNVSCFRRKTRGRDSMAACGQLGEPVPGKEPRHLRRRLESLHKELG
- a CDS encoding PfkB family carbohydrate kinase — its product is MSLLVVGSVAFDSVKTPFGDVEDVLGGSALYFSTSASYFTDVSLVAVVGDDFPEEPVEFLKSRKVDVKGLHRAEGKTFRWKGEYGFDLNEAHTLDTQLNVFSDFKPELSDAQKDAKFIFLANIDPELQLEVLNQVRNPEFVACDTMNFWINGKPAELRRTLERVNMLVINESEARALAGESNIVKAAQAIRAMGPQYLVVKRGEYGALVFSDKETFFAPAYPLESVYDPTGAGDTFAGGLMGYIASRGRVDDETLRLGTVIGCVMASFDVEQFSFDALRDLKAAQILERFKRFHSLVNFETLTELPAR
- a CDS encoding EutN/CcmL family microcompartment protein; protein product: MKLGRVIGTVVSSTIYAGLDGIRFLVVQPLNSKLENDGPDMVMADTVQSGPGDIIFWVGSREAALGMPETFVPVDAAIVGHVDRVGPVDATPAYEER
- a CDS encoding EutN/CcmL family microcompartment protein, whose translation is MKLARVLEPVVSTVKHPAYEGLTLYCVAELDDKLEETGKELVVVDRVQAGPGDVVLVMQEGNGVRQLFKQERFPIRSIIVGIVDTVDK
- a CDS encoding class II aldolase/adducin family protein; this translates as MPGVRDSRESILHYSQLIYQKGWVANHEGNLTCRLGTERFLSTPTAFSKADIAERDLIEIDRDRTVLRGFRRPFSEFQLHRAIYDTRPDVNAVIHAHPLNATAFSVLGRGLDRAIIAESVVSIGPGIPCVPFAMPGSAEERDIVSRFATRYDVLILGNHGVIAFGDDLEQAFLRLEYCEHLAQIERMAMSMGSVRYLGWRDVEVLLDRRKAAGLGPEARGMSREEAYGLARKYYEL